The following proteins come from a genomic window of Deinococcus sp. KSM4-11:
- a CDS encoding succinoglycan biosynthesis protein exop, with the protein MRLTLNHDIQPQQGQLRSHDSQDEAEIDFGRLREGLYHALPWILGGSILIGAAVGLYERTLSPTFSATTNLITTTPATVGNLRDTLVAPVALPDGTLEDALHGPVVVNHIIELLNRAPTVTETQRKAFANQLTEELLNQRYNTIKVTSRVDFSGNGVYKVNAFATTGPLAAVVADTAAQALLDWDQGRALSGVRRAEQSLREQLMEVNRQLARPGLPVENRQVLLTSRAQVQRNLVQAAIQAQGVTGLLSQVAPAVIPMKAAAPHPVRDVLIAVALSVLLLGGLAAVRSALDTSVRNEDDLLSLGLSTMAAFPRLKKRVTESQGIVLAARGSAMQEAVGFLLLNLNAAGGAHQNQRIVVTSATSGAGTSSVVAILADAAAAIGMKVLIVDASGEDGTQAQLWAYARGSTHSAVVSPGENLAVDNAVAPGIQLVTVGMGGRWPVRGGDTGAADGLGEGYDLVLIDAPPLLYVADALDIARHTGHLLLVVEAGSTPIQTVRQALRRASQAGVAVLGTVINKATQSATPGLRPVLRSSLLPRPQS; encoded by the coding sequence ATGCGTCTGACGCTGAATCACGACATCCAGCCCCAGCAGGGTCAGCTTCGTTCTCATGACAGTCAAGATGAGGCTGAAATAGATTTCGGCCGGCTGCGGGAAGGTCTCTATCACGCGCTGCCTTGGATCCTTGGGGGTTCAATTTTGATCGGGGCGGCTGTTGGGCTCTATGAGCGTACATTGTCCCCAACATTCAGTGCTACGACAAACCTGATCACAACCACGCCAGCCACGGTAGGCAACCTGCGAGACACACTCGTGGCTCCAGTGGCGCTGCCGGACGGTACGCTTGAAGACGCATTGCACGGACCCGTTGTTGTGAATCACATCATTGAACTGTTGAACCGTGCCCCAACTGTTACGGAAACCCAGAGGAAGGCGTTTGCGAACCAGTTAACTGAGGAGCTCCTCAATCAGCGTTACAACACAATTAAGGTCACAAGTCGGGTAGATTTTAGCGGGAATGGTGTCTACAAGGTCAATGCCTTTGCTACTACAGGTCCCTTAGCTGCCGTGGTGGCGGATACTGCCGCTCAGGCCCTGCTGGATTGGGATCAAGGCCGCGCTCTCAGTGGTGTGCGGCGTGCTGAGCAGAGTCTGCGTGAGCAGCTGATGGAGGTCAACCGTCAGTTGGCACGTCCCGGACTTCCTGTGGAAAACCGGCAGGTTCTACTGACCTCAAGAGCTCAGGTACAGAGAAATCTTGTTCAAGCGGCCATACAAGCGCAAGGGGTAACGGGTCTGCTTAGCCAGGTAGCGCCAGCCGTCATTCCCATGAAGGCTGCTGCTCCCCACCCTGTAAGGGATGTCCTGATCGCCGTTGCCTTGTCCGTATTGCTACTGGGTGGTCTCGCCGCTGTCCGCTCCGCGCTTGATACCAGTGTGCGAAATGAAGATGACCTGCTCAGCCTTGGCCTGTCTACCATGGCCGCGTTCCCTCGGCTGAAGAAGAGGGTCACTGAGAGCCAGGGAATCGTATTGGCGGCGCGCGGCAGTGCTATGCAGGAAGCGGTGGGCTTCTTACTTCTGAACCTGAACGCGGCTGGAGGTGCGCATCAGAATCAGCGCATTGTGGTGACGTCCGCCACGTCTGGGGCCGGCACAAGCAGTGTTGTAGCGATCCTGGCTGACGCGGCTGCGGCCATCGGGATGAAGGTACTCATCGTGGATGCCAGTGGGGAAGACGGTACGCAGGCCCAACTCTGGGCCTACGCACGGGGCTCCACGCATAGTGCCGTCGTTTCTCCTGGCGAGAACTTGGCCGTGGACAATGCTGTGGCGCCAGGAATACAACTCGTTACTGTTGGAATGGGCGGTCGGTGGCCGGTGCGAGGGGGAGATACTGGGGCTGCAGATGGACTGGGAGAGGGCTATGACCTCGTGCTGATCGACGCACCCCCACTACTGTATGTGGCGGATGCGCTCGATATTGCGCGTCACACCGGTCACTTGTTGCTCGTGGTCGAGGCTGGCTCCACGCCTATCCAGACCGTCCGGCAGGCATTGCGGCGTGCGTCACAGGCTGGTGTTGCCGTGCTGGGAACCGTGATAAACAAGGCAACCCAATCTGCCACACCCGGTTTGCGCCCCGTCCTCCGCTCCAGCCTGCTTCCCAGACCTCAGTCCTGA
- a CDS encoding transposase, giving the protein MKGTRYTEQQILDILGQLEAGTAISDLSRLHGVAMTTIYRWNARYGGMSKEETRTFRQLEDEHRRLKKLVADLSLDNAMLKEVALKKW; this is encoded by the coding sequence ATGAAGGGAACACGGTACACCGAGCAGCAGATCCTCGACATCCTCGGGCAACTTGAGGCCGGCACGGCCATCAGCGATCTGTCGCGACTCCATGGAGTCGCGATGACGACCATCTACCGGTGGAACGCCCGGTATGGCGGAATGTCCAAGGAGGAGACCCGGACATTCCGCCAGCTGGAAGACGAACATCGCCGTCTGAAGAAGCTCGTCGCTGATTTGTCGCTGGACAACGCCATGCTCAAGGAAGTCGCCTTGAAAAAGTGGTGA
- a CDS encoding ParB/RepB/Spo0J family partition protein produces MTRRARPVIGARLTGLVAGVEELSHPAATTVPVGLLSAGTFQPRVHFDEAALNDLARSIREQGILQPLLVRPDVSGRYEIVAGERRWRAAQLAGLSEVPVLIRPLSDAEARMAAAVENLQRENLNVIEEVRARLQVAAATLDVPEAEAVARMFALDRHPETAPEAIMALDTAFGSLGRETWRSFIRNRAAVLNLPSDVQAAVREGLDYRKAMIIGRVKDPGQRLTLLERTHTGITVQELRALVSGTNVGSTDPSGADTWTTVAKQLMDARRRSTLTEVKRNRVEKLLHQLASILAE; encoded by the coding sequence ATGACCCGGAGAGCCAGACCGGTAATCGGGGCGAGACTTACGGGCCTGGTTGCTGGCGTTGAAGAACTCTCCCATCCAGCGGCGACGACGGTTCCGGTGGGTCTTCTCAGTGCCGGTACCTTTCAGCCGCGGGTACATTTTGATGAGGCTGCCCTGAATGACCTGGCACGCTCAATACGCGAGCAGGGCATCCTTCAGCCACTTCTGGTACGGCCTGATGTGAGTGGTCGGTATGAAATCGTGGCTGGAGAACGCCGCTGGCGGGCCGCCCAGTTGGCTGGCCTCAGCGAAGTGCCGGTTCTCATCCGGCCTTTGAGCGATGCCGAGGCTCGAATGGCCGCCGCAGTCGAGAATCTGCAGCGCGAAAATCTCAACGTGATTGAGGAAGTTCGCGCCCGCCTTCAGGTCGCTGCGGCCACCCTGGATGTTCCAGAAGCAGAGGCCGTAGCCAGGATGTTTGCACTAGACCGCCATCCCGAAACCGCACCAGAAGCGATTATGGCCCTTGACACTGCGTTTGGTTCGCTTGGGCGCGAGACGTGGCGCAGTTTCATTCGCAACCGTGCGGCGGTACTCAACCTGCCGTCGGATGTGCAGGCTGCGGTGCGCGAAGGGTTGGATTATCGAAAGGCCATGATCATCGGACGGGTCAAAGATCCAGGCCAACGCCTGACGCTGCTGGAGCGCACCCATACAGGCATCACCGTACAAGAGCTCCGGGCGCTTGTGAGCGGGACGAACGTGGGCAGCACTGATCCCAGCGGCGCCGATACGTGGACAACCGTGGCCAAGCAATTGATGGACGCTCGACGCCGCTCCACGCTGACTGAAGTCAAACGGAATCGCGTTGAGAAGTTGCTTCACCAACTGGCGTCGATCCTGGCTGAGTGA
- a CDS encoding HU family DNA-binding protein, whose protein sequence is MLLTMTKKSSKAPAKKPAAKAAAKPAAKKTATKAASTKVAKTQLVELVADKTGLTKKQSEEAVSAMLDAVVSAVKNGQSVGLPGLGTLSVKATAARTGVRPGTSEKIQIPAGKKVAFKVASTLKGTL, encoded by the coding sequence ATGCTGCTCACCATGACCAAAAAGTCATCGAAGGCCCCCGCCAAGAAGCCTGCCGCTAAAGCTGCTGCCAAGCCCGCCGCGAAGAAAACCGCGACGAAAGCTGCCAGCACCAAAGTGGCCAAGACCCAGCTCGTGGAACTGGTGGCCGACAAGACTGGCCTCACCAAGAAGCAGAGCGAGGAAGCTGTCAGCGCCATGCTGGACGCTGTCGTCAGCGCCGTGAAGAACGGTCAGAGCGTCGGGCTGCCCGGCCTCGGTACCCTGAGCGTCAAGGCCACGGCCGCGCGCACCGGCGTTCGTCCCGGCACCAGCGAGAAGATCCAGATTCCCGCCGGCAAGAAAGTGGCCTTTAAGGTCGCAAGCACCCTCAAGGGCACGCTCTAA
- a CDS encoding ParA family protein produces MRTMTLFNHAGGVMKSSLTRDVGFTLAQAGHRVLLVDLDPQANLTDWLGVTDVTQVSTVYDTATKGAPLPLPVAVHGLHLIPSDVSLALAEGQMMGVVGAHLHLRQALAQLADQYDSVLIDSPPSLGQLSILGALAADHLIVPVPTRQKGMNALAGLSEAMATYRKLRPDLTVALYVPTLYDARRSHDREAYEALKQLLHPLASPIADRGAVWNDSASAGQPVGVYAPGSPVHRDVLRVTQEISDAVGLGVTIPGAPA; encoded by the coding sequence ATGCGGACGATGACGCTGTTCAACCATGCGGGAGGGGTCATGAAGTCGAGCCTGACCCGTGACGTAGGGTTCACCCTCGCCCAGGCCGGCCACCGTGTCCTGCTCGTTGATCTCGACCCACAGGCCAATTTGACAGACTGGCTTGGGGTCACAGATGTAACGCAGGTATCGACGGTCTACGACACAGCAACCAAAGGTGCCCCACTCCCCTTACCCGTTGCCGTGCACGGTCTGCACCTGATCCCCAGCGATGTCTCGCTGGCCCTGGCAGAGGGGCAGATGATGGGGGTCGTCGGGGCCCACCTGCACCTTCGACAGGCCCTGGCACAACTGGCAGACCAGTACGACAGCGTTCTGATCGACAGTCCTCCCAGCCTCGGCCAACTGTCGATCCTCGGGGCTCTGGCTGCAGATCACCTCATCGTTCCTGTCCCGACCAGGCAAAAGGGAATGAACGCCTTGGCAGGTCTGAGTGAGGCCATGGCGACCTACCGGAAGCTGCGTCCAGACCTGACCGTCGCCCTGTACGTGCCCACGCTGTACGACGCCCGGCGTTCGCACGACCGGGAAGCCTACGAGGCTCTGAAACAGCTGCTGCATCCGCTGGCCAGCCCGATCGCCGACCGTGGCGCGGTGTGGAACGACAGTGCGAGCGCCGGACAGCCTGTCGGCGTCTATGCTCCTGGCTCTCCAGTTCACCGGGACGTCCTCAGGGTGACGCAGGAAATCAGTGATGCGGTGGGACTGGGCGTCACCATCCCGGGAGCGCCCGCATGA
- a CDS encoding long-chain-fatty-acid--CoA ligase — MTHEANAATDPTLPIPVRYWPPNKPRSLTLPRTGLMHNLRVNAERYPDKVALWHYGRTLTYQELHMQATRLAGHLASQGVSKGDRVALWMQNSPAWVIAAFATWQLGGVVVPLAPMLQAREFAFFLQDAGIRVGVVGAELYDRAVQAGLGHAVVANVVAGTSRLAGIPVPDGLDVTPELRAGDSTLEEALQAAPAPAAEVTADDLCVMPYTSGTTGLPKGCMHTHRSVQANVFGAGEWVDGNVEDVFLAALPFFHVTGFVNSMLSGLTGGGRCVIMSRWDRDVARTLIRDQHVTLWTTTPTMVIDLMASPTFTPADMASIRNITGGGASLPEAVGQTLLESTGILYLEGYGLSETMAQSHSNPRGRQKLQCLGIPLFNVDSRIIDLDSHEELPPGQVGEIVISGPQVMQGYWNRPLDSTAAFIELGGQRFFRSGDLGRMDDEGYFFFSDRLKRMVNVSGMKVWPAEVENLLHAHPAVQEACVISVPDERTGERARALIVLKPDQVPDALGIETWARLQMASYKVPREYEFVDSLPRSPTGKVAWRPLQEAARERLKQHLSE; from the coding sequence ATGACGCACGAAGCGAATGCTGCCACCGACCCGACCCTACCCATACCCGTGCGGTACTGGCCACCGAACAAACCGCGCTCCCTGACGTTGCCTCGGACAGGGCTCATGCACAACCTGCGCGTCAATGCAGAACGCTACCCGGATAAGGTCGCGTTGTGGCATTATGGGCGAACACTGACGTATCAGGAGTTGCACATGCAGGCCACCCGGCTGGCAGGACACCTGGCGTCACAGGGAGTAAGCAAGGGCGACCGAGTCGCCCTGTGGATGCAAAATTCGCCAGCATGGGTGATTGCCGCCTTCGCAACGTGGCAGCTAGGCGGCGTCGTGGTTCCTCTGGCCCCCATGCTACAGGCCCGCGAGTTCGCGTTCTTTCTTCAGGATGCGGGCATTCGAGTCGGCGTCGTGGGGGCAGAACTGTACGACCGGGCCGTTCAGGCGGGCCTCGGTCACGCTGTGGTGGCGAACGTCGTAGCGGGAACGAGCCGCTTGGCAGGGATTCCTGTCCCAGACGGCCTGGATGTCACGCCCGAGTTGAGAGCTGGTGATTCCACCCTGGAGGAAGCGTTGCAGGCAGCTCCCGCCCCAGCCGCCGAGGTCACTGCCGACGACCTGTGCGTGATGCCCTATACCAGCGGCACGACTGGACTTCCAAAAGGATGTATGCACACCCACCGGTCTGTTCAGGCAAACGTGTTCGGCGCTGGCGAGTGGGTGGACGGAAACGTGGAGGACGTGTTCCTGGCTGCTCTCCCCTTCTTCCATGTGACAGGGTTCGTCAATTCCATGTTGTCCGGCCTCACCGGAGGCGGGCGCTGCGTGATCATGTCGAGGTGGGATCGCGATGTGGCTCGCACCTTGATCAGGGATCAGCACGTCACGCTCTGGACGACGACTCCAACCATGGTCATCGACCTGATGGCCTCCCCTACCTTCACGCCAGCCGATATGGCAAGCATCCGCAACATCACCGGTGGGGGCGCCAGCCTGCCAGAGGCCGTGGGGCAGACACTGCTCGAGTCGACCGGCATTCTCTACCTCGAAGGTTATGGACTCTCGGAGACCATGGCGCAGTCCCATTCGAATCCCCGTGGGCGGCAAAAACTTCAATGCCTGGGTATTCCGCTGTTCAATGTCGACTCGAGAATCATCGACCTTGATTCCCATGAGGAACTTCCACCGGGGCAGGTTGGCGAGATCGTGATCAGCGGCCCACAGGTAATGCAGGGCTACTGGAACCGCCCGCTGGACTCCACCGCCGCCTTTATCGAACTCGGGGGCCAGCGGTTTTTCCGCAGCGGTGACCTCGGACGAATGGACGACGAAGGCTACTTCTTCTTCTCAGACCGTCTCAAACGCATGGTCAATGTTTCTGGTATGAAGGTGTGGCCTGCTGAGGTCGAGAACCTGCTTCATGCGCACCCCGCTGTGCAGGAAGCCTGCGTCATCAGCGTTCCAGACGAACGCACAGGCGAGCGCGCCCGTGCCCTGATCGTTCTCAAACCAGATCAGGTTCCGGACGCACTAGGGATTGAGACCTGGGCGCGTTTGCAGATGGCGTCCTATAAGGTGCCGCGGGAGTATGAGTTCGTCGACAGTCTGCCGAGGAGTCCCACGGGAAAAGTGGCCTGGAGACCCCTGCAGGAAGCAGCACGTGAGCGGCTAAAGCAGCACCTCTCGGAGTGA
- a CDS encoding IS3 family transposase, producing MVGLLQGSFDVSERRACRVLGFSRTTQRRKSPTRVKDLVLVERLRTLAAERPRFGYRRLYLLLRRDGLKINHKRVYRVYRAEGLAVRQNARRKLALGERQQKPVVSAPNQRWSLDVMADQLASGQRFRVLNVVDDFTRECLVMHASVSITGHDVIRHLADVIRFRGCPVSIITDNGPQCSGKALDLWTHETGIHHLFIRPGTPVENTYIESFNGRVRDECLNVHWFQSLEQARVVLSTWRVDDNQVRPHTSLGGRSPNEFARLIQVG from the coding sequence ATGGTTGGTCTGCTGCAAGGCTCGTTCGACGTCAGCGAGCGTCGGGCCTGCCGGGTGCTGGGCTTCTCGAGAACCACTCAACGAAGAAAGAGCCCCACGAGGGTGAAAGACCTCGTGCTGGTCGAGCGTCTTCGCACCCTCGCTGCCGAGCGACCGCGTTTCGGGTATCGACGGCTGTACCTGCTTCTACGGCGGGACGGCCTGAAGATCAATCACAAGCGCGTCTACCGGGTGTACCGCGCCGAGGGGCTGGCGGTCAGGCAGAACGCTCGCCGGAAGCTTGCCCTCGGCGAACGTCAGCAGAAACCTGTGGTTTCTGCGCCCAATCAACGCTGGAGTCTGGATGTCATGGCGGATCAGCTCGCCTCGGGGCAGCGGTTTCGCGTCCTGAACGTCGTGGACGACTTTACCCGCGAGTGTCTGGTGATGCACGCCAGCGTTTCCATCACTGGTCACGATGTCATCCGCCACCTCGCCGATGTCATCCGGTTCCGCGGTTGCCCCGTGTCGATCATCACGGACAATGGGCCGCAATGTTCGGGCAAGGCCCTCGACCTCTGGACACACGAGACTGGCATCCACCATCTCTTCATTCGTCCGGGAACGCCCGTCGAGAACACGTATATCGAGAGTTTCAACGGGCGGGTCAGAGACGAGTGTCTGAACGTTCACTGGTTCCAGAGCCTGGAACAGGCTCGAGTGGTGCTCTCGACCTGGCGCGTGGACGACAACCAGGTTCGTCCGCACACGTCGCTCGGTGGACGCTCACCGAACGAATTCGCCCGCCTGATCCAGGTGGGCTGA
- a CDS encoding replication initiator protein A has protein sequence MTDRGIKRFDELNIARLSLISVQERIPADYRDWVVELEDGDRRYRVTCQALPEYGVPHGIDTDISAALVNLYIDQGSPNDGTVTCTPYQLLLMAGLDTSGRYYASLDESLKRLTTTTYFIAEGWRDHPRGRWTNVNFRYIDRIEFTSGQAEKLDASSVLRITLPQEIARSVRAGYIKSLDLSFMQTLKRPPTRALYRLLDAQRRDPENPDAVAMAYQVGLMEWAEACKIVTDRPSMAQRTLDAAHDELIEKGFLKSVEYLGRGKKKMLQYTFGEAFIPPDPALLHELADLGVTQTRALQLVREHGENGVEDAVARCKAILAGGYKPRSRPAFYVDVLKNPSKYQMPEGSAKPPKAASKAQEAKARGSAQPSLFEAPSSPSQEQVPDEDALLRTQPREKQVEEVMRTLTFLLRNDLKLMELDTLRMALDEGLEDPLEIKAWAIKGIASGQKIAIVRDLRIRLSLKPLLEVAR, from the coding sequence GTGACCGACCGGGGAATCAAACGCTTCGACGAACTGAACATCGCCAGGCTCAGCCTGATCAGCGTCCAGGAGCGTATTCCTGCCGATTACCGGGATTGGGTGGTTGAACTCGAGGACGGCGACCGACGCTACCGGGTAACCTGTCAGGCCCTGCCTGAGTATGGCGTTCCACACGGCATCGATACGGACATCAGCGCGGCCCTGGTGAACCTCTACATCGACCAGGGCTCACCTAACGACGGCACCGTGACCTGCACGCCCTATCAACTGCTGCTGATGGCTGGTCTGGACACCAGTGGCCGCTACTACGCCTCACTTGACGAAAGTCTCAAACGATTGACCACCACGACCTACTTCATCGCAGAAGGGTGGCGGGATCACCCACGTGGTCGGTGGACGAATGTCAACTTCCGCTACATCGATCGTATCGAATTCACATCAGGTCAAGCGGAAAAACTGGACGCGTCCAGTGTATTGCGCATTACCCTGCCACAGGAAATCGCGCGCAGCGTGCGCGCCGGCTACATCAAGTCGCTGGATCTGTCGTTCATGCAGACCCTGAAGCGTCCTCCCACCCGTGCGCTGTATCGCCTGCTCGATGCGCAGCGACGCGATCCGGAAAACCCCGACGCGGTGGCCATGGCTTATCAGGTGGGCCTGATGGAGTGGGCGGAGGCATGCAAGATCGTGACGGACAGACCGAGCATGGCGCAGCGCACGCTGGACGCGGCGCACGATGAACTCATCGAGAAGGGGTTCCTTAAGAGCGTGGAGTACCTGGGGCGTGGCAAGAAGAAAATGCTCCAGTATACCTTTGGCGAGGCCTTCATTCCTCCAGATCCTGCCCTGCTGCACGAACTCGCGGATCTGGGGGTCACCCAGACACGGGCCCTCCAGCTGGTGCGGGAACATGGGGAAAATGGCGTCGAGGATGCCGTGGCCCGCTGTAAGGCCATACTCGCTGGAGGGTATAAACCGCGCAGCCGGCCCGCCTTCTACGTGGACGTACTGAAGAATCCGAGCAAGTACCAGATGCCCGAAGGGTCAGCCAAGCCCCCGAAAGCCGCCTCCAAGGCTCAGGAGGCCAAGGCACGGGGATCAGCTCAGCCGAGCCTGTTCGAGGCCCCTTCCTCGCCATCTCAGGAGCAAGTGCCGGATGAGGACGCCCTGCTGCGGACTCAGCCCCGCGAAAAGCAGGTTGAGGAAGTCATGCGTACCCTGACCTTCCTGCTGCGCAACGACCTCAAGTTGATGGAGCTCGACACCCTGCGGATGGCCCTCGACGAGGGGCTGGAGGATCCGCTGGAGATCAAGGCCTGGGCCATTAAAGGCATCGCCAGCGGCCAGAAAATCGCAATTGTGCGGGATCTGCGGATCCGACTGAGCCTCAAACCCCTGCTCGAAGTCGCCCGGTAG
- the wbaP gene encoding undecaprenyl-phosphate galactose phosphotransferase WbaP, with protein MSVLSPTQQGRHAAEEQRTRFQSALPQAAALIAGDILSLAIAFILAAALHGRLNAPVSPLALAVWGGLWLIWRAYQGLYPGYGRAPQTELRLHVIGTVQLVGVQLASALAIQRFFDGASGTLVAWILLLLIAMPMRYAVRAILIRAGRYGRRISVIGAGQTAAIAISHLRNHRSYGLIPVAAYDDNPALHGQIIHGVPVLGSIDLALTEPKTEQALISIPGARAETQQRLVNSVYAVFPYTWVVPDLFGVPNQALHPHSIGSVASLEIRNNLGSYQARALKRMIDLLGATVAAVLLLPLLIVIAGVIRLDSPGPVVYRARRLGRHGQPFDCFKFRSMHNDADEILESMLSSSPALRDEFESSHKLKDDPRVTRVGALLRKTSLDELPQLANVLLGSMSLVGPRPIVEAETIRYGEIYATYKQVRPGMTGYWQANGRSDTTYSERVGMDNFYITNWSPWLDTIILIQTVRVVLLGKGAY; from the coding sequence ATGAGCGTCCTGAGTCCGACTCAACAGGGGAGACACGCGGCTGAGGAACAGCGCACGCGGTTTCAGTCAGCTCTGCCTCAAGCGGCGGCGCTGATTGCCGGTGACATCTTGAGCCTGGCGATTGCATTTATCCTCGCGGCCGCCTTGCATGGTCGTCTGAACGCGCCAGTCTCGCCGCTCGCCCTCGCGGTCTGGGGCGGACTCTGGTTGATCTGGCGGGCTTATCAGGGACTGTATCCTGGTTATGGGCGCGCGCCGCAGACAGAGTTGCGACTGCATGTGATCGGTACGGTGCAACTTGTAGGCGTGCAACTGGCTTCCGCATTGGCCATCCAGCGATTCTTCGATGGCGCTTCGGGTACTCTGGTTGCATGGATACTCTTGTTGCTTATAGCGATGCCGATGCGATATGCAGTTCGGGCTATCCTGATCCGCGCTGGGCGCTATGGACGACGCATCAGTGTGATTGGGGCAGGGCAGACGGCCGCCATCGCCATCAGCCACCTTCGTAACCATCGCTCATATGGTCTGATTCCAGTCGCCGCCTACGATGACAATCCAGCGTTGCACGGTCAGATCATTCACGGAGTGCCTGTTCTTGGCTCTATCGATCTGGCCCTCACGGAGCCAAAGACGGAGCAGGCACTTATCTCGATTCCGGGTGCGCGTGCAGAAACGCAGCAGCGCCTCGTCAACAGTGTGTACGCGGTGTTCCCATACACATGGGTGGTACCAGACCTGTTTGGCGTGCCCAATCAGGCGCTGCATCCTCACAGTATCGGCAGCGTGGCCAGCTTGGAGATCCGAAATAACCTCGGATCCTATCAGGCGCGAGCGCTCAAACGTATGATAGACCTCCTGGGCGCCACGGTAGCAGCAGTGCTGCTTCTACCGCTCCTGATCGTAATCGCAGGAGTGATTAGGCTGGACAGCCCTGGGCCAGTGGTTTACCGGGCACGGCGACTTGGACGACACGGCCAACCTTTCGATTGCTTCAAGTTCAGAAGTATGCACAATGATGCGGACGAAATTCTGGAAAGCATGTTGTCGAGCAGCCCTGCACTGCGTGATGAGTTTGAATCCTCACATAAGCTCAAGGATGATCCACGTGTTACGCGCGTGGGTGCCTTACTGCGGAAAACAAGTTTGGATGAGCTTCCACAATTGGCCAATGTCCTGCTTGGCTCAATGAGTCTAGTTGGTCCTCGTCCTATCGTAGAAGCAGAAACCATACGTTATGGTGAGATCTACGCTACTTACAAGCAGGTACGCCCCGGTATGACCGGATATTGGCAAGCGAATGGACGTAGTGACACCACTTATTCTGAGCGGGTAGGGATGGATAACTTCTACATCACCAATTGGTCTCCATGGCTGGACACAATCATCCTGATTCAGACGGTGCGAGTTGTCTTACTTGGTAAGGGCGCGTATTAG
- a CDS encoding MerR family transcriptional regulator produces the protein MTEAPVAFYTTAELAREAGVTRRTVMHYAELNLLTPDQVTASGRALYGPYSLRLLRDLIDLRSLGMPLEEARDMVTLRRATHDVSGHYRRDWTRSDVPISDERLQALHARLRLINEAYARQAENLARFDRWLTKRLTGSPPGALPAPDSDA, from the coding sequence GTGACGGAAGCGCCCGTCGCGTTCTACACCACGGCTGAACTGGCCCGCGAGGCTGGCGTCACGCGCCGAACGGTCATGCACTATGCGGAACTGAACCTGTTGACGCCAGATCAGGTGACGGCGTCGGGGCGGGCGCTGTACGGCCCGTATTCCCTGCGCCTCCTGCGTGACCTGATCGATCTGCGTTCGCTCGGGATGCCTCTTGAGGAAGCCCGGGATATGGTCACGCTGCGCCGCGCCACCCACGATGTTTCCGGACACTACCGAAGAGACTGGACGCGGTCTGACGTGCCGATCAGTGACGAACGGTTACAGGCCCTGCACGCCCGGCTGCGCCTCATCAACGAGGCCTATGCCCGTCAGGCCGAGAATCTCGCGCGATTCGACCGCTGGCTGACCAAACGCCTGACGGGTAGCCCACCTGGCGCCTTGCCTGCGCCTGATTCGGACGCTTGA